In the Halorubrum ruber genome, GAACATGGAGGGATCGTCCATGGGTTGCGAAGGGCGTCACCGCCGGAAAAAGCTCCCGCTCTCTGACGGCGCTCGCGCCCGGACGCGGTGGCTCAAGCGATCGTCGTAGCCTCCGGCACCCCTTTTGAACGGCGAGCGGTCGTCCCGGGTATGTCTCGGTTCGCACTCGTCGCGGTCGCTTGCCTCGTCGTCCTCGCCGGCTGCCTGTCCGCCGGCTCGCCCGCCTGTCCCGCGATCGGACCGGACGGCGAGCGGGTCGACGACCCGGTGTGTCCGGACGAACGGGCGGGCGGGCTCTCGCTGTCCCTCGAACGAGACGCCGAGACCGTCCGCGTCACCGCCACGAACGTCGGGGACGGAACGGTGCCGGTCAACCCGGACCAATGGGTCGTCTTCCGGAACGCCGCGGAGCGGGGAGCGGACGCCCCCGAGTGGGAGACGGCCGCGAACGCCCCGGCGGGCACCCACAACCTGACCGTGCGGGAGCTGCCCCCGGGCGAGACGGAGACGTGGGAGGTCCGCTACGACCCGACCGCGCCGGACGCGTCGGACCGCCGCGACGCGGTGCTCGACCGACCGGGCGAGTACGTCTTCTCGCTCGGGGCGGACGGTCGGACCTACGTCGTCTCCTTCCGGATAGCGGAGGCGTGAACGACGGCGTCAGCCGGCCGATGGCGGGCCGATTCATCTCCGCTCGGCGGCGTCTCAGGGCCGGCTTCGCGCTATACCGCCCACGCGAACGCTTCGTCGTCGTCGGCGCCGGCGGCGCCTCCCGCTTCAGGTCGGCCCCTCGCTCTCCCGCTGTCGGTGGTGACGCCGGAGGACGCCGACCTTGTTCGCGACCGTCGCCGCCAACTCCCGGAACGCCGCCGCGGTGTCGCCGTCGTCACCGAACACGATCGGCTCGCCGTCGTCGGCCCCCGCGCGGACGGCCGGGTCCAGCGGCAGCGATCCGAGGTACGGGACGTCGACCGCGTCGGCCAGCGTCCGGCCGCCGTCCTCGCCGAAGATCTCGTGCGTGTCCCCGCAGCTGGGGCAGACGAACCCGCTCATGTTCTCGACGACGCCCAACACGTTGGTCCGGTACTCCCCGAACATCTGGACGCCCCGGCGGGTGTCTCCCACCGCGACGGACTGGGGGGTCGTGACGACGACCGTCCCAGTGACGGGGAGATTTTGAAGCACCGTCAGTTGGACGTCGCCGGTCCCCGGCGGCAGATCGACGACGAGGTAGTCGAGCGACCCCCACGACACGTCGTCGAAGAGGTCGGTGAGCGTGTTCTGTGCGACCGGGCCGCGCCAGACGACCGGGTCGTCCTCGTCGATCAGCAGGCCGACGCTCATCAGTTCGAGCCCGTGCGCGGTCGGCGGCTCGATCCGCTCCTCGCCGTCGACGGTCGCCACGTCCGGCTCGGCGTCGGCGCCGAGCATCTGCGGGACGTTCGGGCCGTACACGTCGGCGTCGAACAGCCCGACGTTCGCCCCGCGGTCCGCGAGGCCGGCGGCGAGGTTGACGGCGACGGTGCTCTTCCCGACGCCGCCCTTCCCGGAGGCGACGGCGATCACGTTCTTGACGCCCGGCAGGACCGACGACTCGGCGGCGTCGAACAGCGGCACGTTCGCCGAGAGCTCGACGTCGATCCCCGCGTCGGCGGCGACCTCGCGGACGCGGTCCGCGATGGCGGCCTCGTCCGGCGCGTGGGGCGCACCGAGCGCGAGCTCGACGGCGGCGGTCCCGTCGTCGACGGTCACGTCGGTGACGAGGCCGGCGCTGACGATGTCCGTCCCGAGCGCCGGGTCGTCGACGGCGCGGAGGCGATCACGGAAGTCTGCGTCTGAGATGGTGGTAGTTGTCATCGGTGGTGTGGTTACGGTGGCGTGGTTACGCGGTCATGTTCTCGGACGGCTGCGCGTCGGCGTCGACGACTTCTCGCGCGTCCCACGCGGTGAACGTCCGCGCGAGCCGGGCGATCGCGGCGAAGACGCCCTCCGCGGTGTCGCGGCTCGCGACGGCCTCCTCGAACCGGTCGATCCAGCCCAGCCGCGAGAGCGTCCGGGCCTGGAGTTCGCGGACCGCGTCGAGGTCCGACTCGGTTCCGTCGCCGTCGCGGAGCGCCGCCTCCCGCTCGCAGAGGGCGCGCATGAACTCGAAGCAGGCGGCGACGTGATCGGGGATGTCGTCGCCCCGCTCGGGCGAGAACCCGCCGACGGCGTACAGTTCAGCCATGTCGGCGGCCGGGTCTCCGAGCAGCTCGCCGGCCTCCCCGGCGGTGTGGTACCGCGAGTCAGACTCGAACTCCTCGCTCGGGTCGACCGCGTGGGCGGACGCGAACGGCGGGACGTAGTGGCTCCCGGGCACGACGAACAGGTTGTCGTACCCGATCTTCAGCGCGTCCGCGTCGTACTCGTCGCCGCGCAGGGGCGCCGTCTCGATGTCGATCGGGAACGCCTCGGCGACGGCGGCGAAGGCTCCCTCGTCGATCGCGGCCGCGGTCGTCTCGGCCTCGCCGTCGAAGGTCGCCGCCAGCAGCCCGTACAGCCGCGCGCGGGCCGTTGCGGTCGCCGTCTCGTCGAAGTCCTCGTGAGCGGTTTCGGACATGCTGATCACCGCCGCTCCACGTCGACGAAGGCGTCGTACTGCGCGTTGCTCCCGCCGACCAGGTCCGAGAGACCGGTGTCGCCGAGTCGCGCGTCTAACGGCTGGACGTGGTTGATCGCGAAGCCGGCGTCGCGGCCCTTCGCGTACCCGGCCTCCTCGCTCATCGGCTCGTCGAACTGGTAGTCGCTGTGGCCGTCGGCCTCGACCGCCGGCCGCGTCTCGCCGTCAACTGTCTGGGCCGTCGCCCCGTCGCCGGTCCGACCCCAGCCCCACATCGCCCCGACGACGCCCGGCCGGATGCCGCTCGTGACCATCGCGACCCCGTCGACGGTCTCGCGACCGGCGTCGATAGCGATCTCGTCGCCGTTCTCGATGCCCCGCTCCTCGGCGTCTCGGGGGTTGATCCACAGCGGGTTCTCGGGGCGCGTCTCGCGGAGCCACGGGCTGTTCTGGGTGCGGTGCATGCCCTGCGTCCGCGGCTTCCAGTTGATCAGCCGGAGCGGGCGCTCCCGGTCATCGTCGCCGCTCACCGCGGCCTGGACGGTGCCGTCGTAGTGTTCGACGTCGTCGACCCGCGGCAGCGGGTCGAAGCGTTCGCCGGTGAAGGAGTGTTTCCCGTTCGGGACGACCTCGCTGTAGAAGTCGACGCGGGACTCGAGCTTGTACCGCATGTGCTCGCCGTCGTAGGCGTTCGAGTCGTCCGCGCGCTCGGCGTAGTCGTAGTCGTGACCGTGCTCGGCGAACGCCTCGTCGTACCCCTCGGTCGGCTCCTCGAAGCGGCCGCCCCGGTTCAACACGGTGACGACCTTCGGCCACTCCTCGTCGGTGACCGCAGCCTTCCAGCGGTCGAGGTCGAACGCCTCGCCGAGGCCGTTCTCGTGGCTCTCGCGGAACACCCGCCGCTCGTCCTCGCTCGCGTCCGCGACCGGGTCGCGGCTGTAGGCGATGTTGGCGGCGAGCTTCAGGTAGAAGTCCTCGGCCCGTTCGAGGGGCCACAGGTCTCCGTCGGCGTCGGGGACGGCGTCCTCGCCGACTCCCGGGAGGTCGAGCTCCGACCACAGCTCGACGAGGACGTCCTCGAACGGACGCGCGTTCGGGACGACCGACACCGCCGGCTGGCTGATCTTCTCGTCGGCCAGCCGCTTGTTCGGGTACGTCCCGAAGTTCTCCCACCGTTCGAGGTAGGTCGGCTCCGGCAGGATGTAGTCGGCGTACTGGCTCGTCTCGCCGATGACCGTGTCCGAGGCGACGATCAGCGGGATCGTGTCGGTGTCCTTC is a window encoding:
- a CDS encoding TorD/DmsD family molecular chaperone, giving the protein MSETAHEDFDETATATARARLYGLLAATFDGEAETTAAAIDEGAFAAVAEAFPIDIETAPLRGDEYDADALKIGYDNLFVVPGSHYVPPFASAHAVDPSEEFESDSRYHTAGEAGELLGDPAADMAELYAVGGFSPERGDDIPDHVAACFEFMRALCEREAALRDGDGTESDLDAVRELQARTLSRLGWIDRFEEAVASRDTAEGVFAAIARLARTFTAWDAREVVDADAQPSENMTA
- a CDS encoding Mrp/NBP35 family ATP-binding protein; its protein translation is MTTTTISDADFRDRLRAVDDPALGTDIVSAGLVTDVTVDDGTAAVELALGAPHAPDEAAIADRVREVAADAGIDVELSANVPLFDAAESSVLPGVKNVIAVASGKGGVGKSTVAVNLAAGLADRGANVGLFDADVYGPNVPQMLGADAEPDVATVDGEERIEPPTAHGLELMSVGLLIDEDDPVVWRGPVAQNTLTDLFDDVSWGSLDYLVVDLPPGTGDVQLTVLQNLPVTGTVVVTTPQSVAVGDTRRGVQMFGEYRTNVLGVVENMSGFVCPSCGDTHEIFGEDGGRTLADAVDVPYLGSLPLDPAVRAGADDGEPIVFGDDGDTAAAFRELAATVANKVGVLRRHHRQRESEGPT